The Cyclopterus lumpus isolate fCycLum1 chromosome 6, fCycLum1.pri, whole genome shotgun sequence genome contains a region encoding:
- the LOC117731754 gene encoding C-C motif chemokine 4-like: MKTLWFTLGLLLLTACCCNTMPKAPQFKPGNCCFKVHTRALPLERVYSIAKTHRSCRIKAFIVQTMKGRQICYSGTFQWALDVYNQHH; this comes from the exons ATGAAGACTCTTTGGTTCACTctggggctgctgctgctcaccgCCTGCTGCTGCAACACCATGC CTAAAGCTCCGCAGTTCAAGCCTGGAAACTGCTGCTTCAAGGTCCACACGCGTGCTTTACCATTGGAGCGTGTCTACAGCATAGCCAAGACCCACAGATCCTGTCGGATCAAGGCATTCAT AGTCCAGACTATGAAAGGAAGACAGATCTGCTACAGTGGAACTTTCCAGTGGGCTCTGGATGTCTACAATCAGCATCACTGA